The window CCTAACTGAGGTGTGTTACAATGCACCTGGAGTTAAAGTTCTTAGCAATTTTGCCCACAATGACCTAGATTTCACCAGTGACCTAGATTTTCAAAGCTCTTGAATTCCCTTGGACACCAAAATCCAGTCATTTCCCTTACATGGGACCTCTCTTCACCCTTGAGAAATCCTACTGAGGTTTACGTTTGTGGAAAGAGTAGAGTGGTTTATGCAAATTCTGTGAAGAATAAAACCCTAACTCTACCCCTCAAAAAAATGCATGCTCAGAACAAGAAACGGACATAAAATGTCTTGTGTGAACAGTAGGCCCTCCTCAATAAATACTAGGTCCCTTCACTCTGCCCACTCCACTGCagtcttttcataattttaaatattcagagcCATCAAGGTCACACACCTCTGACTTTTGTCCCTTCTCGTGACATCCAAAGGGCAACCATCTTTGCCCACCCAGCACTGAACATTAAATCTTCCCATTAGCCTCTCTTCTTCCCACCTGTTCCATCTATACTCCAGGGACCCATTCCCACACCTAGGCATTTTTTCCCTACAGGTCTCAACACCTTTCTTGTCTCACATAACTTGAGATGCTTTTTCCCAAGGACAAAAGAGCTTTCTCTGCTCTTGTCTTTCAGACACTCTTCGTCATCATATGTTCAAAATATGATTcaattaaagcaaaaacaaacattcTGTGATTCCAAATGACTCTCACGGTGGTGTTGCTGAGGCACCTCTTGCTGCCAGCGTGGGAAGGGGCAGTGAGGGTTTGCAGAGAAGAGCTCTAAAGGAAAGAAGCAAGGCAAGACAGTCAAGTAGGAGAGGGTAGAGTTAGGCGGGGACAAAAACTCACACATTGGCTTAGCTTGTTGCTGAGCCTGGCCAGGAAGGGCACCACCTCCTGCATATAGGGCTGAAACCTATCGGATTGGGGGAGCAGCACTTCTTCAAGGGTAAAGTTCAGCACCTCCTTCATCAGATAGCAGCGCTCTCCCATCTGCAGGCAAAAGTGAAACAGCAGGGGTCATGTTGAGGGGCATCCAGAAGACCCAAagcatcatcaccaccatccaaaCAACCAGGGATGACACACTGCCCCGCTCATCATGACTATGGCTTACATTGACTCCGTGGAACAGTTTCTCCCCAATGAGACGAACATCTGTGTTGTTATCTGCCAAACTAgcctggaagagaagaaaagactaAGTGCCTTTTCATCTGTGATGAAAAGTCTGTGAGTAGAGATGCACTCTATCCACTCTCCCCAGAGCAGCCCCATGAAGACTCAAGAATTCAGATGTGTGCATGAGTTTAAAATAATGCACACAGGAGTAAGGAGAAACACAGTCAGAAGGGCTAATAAATGGCCTTTGGGGAGTAAAATTCAACGAACATATATCATCAAGGCCAACATGGAGGGTCTTCTGGTAAAGCCTAATCTCCAAAGAGTCTCTAAGGAGACATAGAAAATAATCTGTGGTCTACCAGTGAGGAGAGACAATGCATTCTTACAGATCTTAGTAGTGTTCTGGAAAACGTTTTAGGAACTATCAGGTTCCAAGGAGAGAAgatatgaaagacagagagaccgAGATGAGTACCTCCTTAGCCAGCATGAAGGTGCGGTTGGTGATATAGGGCTGCTGGAAGTTGGACTTGTCAAGTCTGCAGTGAGAGCTGATGGGCAGcgctgcccctccctgcacccacaGGGCAATGAGAAGGAGGCAGCTGGCGGCCAGAGTTCCCATAAGGGTAGAGCTCACAGATTTCTGCAGGGCAGCCATCGCAGACAGCTCTAACTGGAACTAATGGCGACTAGAAAAGAAACCTGGTATCAAGAGAACAAGAAGCAAAAGCATAAAGGCAAACAATTAGGTATCAAGAAGTATCACGTCAAACGAACCCATCACACCAAGTTTGCTGAAACACTTACCTGTTTCGATGATTCTGCTTGTGAGGGGAAGGCAAAAGTTGCTGCTTTTATAGCCcccagaatacacatttttttttttgtaaaaaatgacATCAGCAATTATCTAATTTCCAGTACTGTCTTCTGAGAACTACCTAACCACCACAGGAGCCCACAAAACGCCACCTCCTATTTTTCCCACCTTGAAATGCGAGTGTTTCCCTAAAACGTCACTATTAGGGCCCCAAAGGTGTTTTCACAGATAAATCCCAGAAATTTTCTAAACCctacttatttttcaaagaaagcaaTTGCTTTGTCTTCGTGGATTCCAGATTCGgcataatattttttcatcttctgtAGTAGCTGAGTAAACAGTTTGGTCATAGGCTCATTTTCCTTCCAGCTTCATAGATTCTTATCTCATTAAAGGTGATCAGAAATAAAGGACTCGTGTCCTATATCCTCTGCCTTAAAATAAATAGTGATAATAGCTTGGAGataattccacttttaaaaataaccttataaatttttaatacacttttatgtacatttaatgtacataaaaatatacacatatatttttaatcctgAGGAagacttgcatttttaaaataacagtgtTGGCTAATCTAAGCACTCATTTTATCCCATTCTGTGACTTTTTAAAGTGATCTTAATAATTATGGTGGAtgcaaatatatcttaaaattttctttgaaggatacctggctagctcagtcagaggagcatgtgactcttaattcCTGGCATCATAAGgctgagtcctacattgggtgtagaggttactttaaaaaaaattttattaaattataatcagTATCAATTTAAATTTGGAAATACTAATGCTTAGCAATCTAATCGCTACCTTTCTTAACATACAAGTGTTTTAAGAATATAGTAGATATAATAGCTCATCTTGAAATATTACCTGTGCTCATTCAAGTTAAGTAACACACAAGTTAAGTCTCGAAATAATATTTCCAAAAAATCTTTCTAACAACTTTTATCATGTATATGGATGCCTAAGGAAGAGAACCTGGCAATATAGTAGTTATATCTTGATTTTGAgttattaaaaatggattaaattctaAATAACACCTAAAAACTAGACTGGGAAACCTCCCAAGAGATGGATGACAGGGGAGCAAGTGCCATGATCTATTGCTAGGGGAAGGAGTATGCACATAGGTTTGATCAGATTTTTCTCCCACAACTAGTCAAGATCAAGAGTGTTGAAGaactagaagaaggaaaatgaataattatagAATCTTGAGCATTGGTGAGATGGCAAGACCCAGGTGAAGGCCACCGTGGAGGAATAGAGCAGCACGAGGACACTGAGCATTTGGGAAGGTGTCTTAGGAGACAGATGCAAAGGGTGAGATTTGGACGAGTAAATAACAGACTCCTTCCAAACATTAGCTTGGGGGTGTTCATGAGCCCAAGATGAGagactctttttctttcaattttctattATATGAGACATGGCCACTTTTGTCCATGTCCAAAACTCTGTATAATTATATCAGCACTAGGTTTATGCTTATACTGTGGATTCAGTAGACTTGTTGGTTTGCCTGGGAACATGACAAGCATATATAATTGTTTTCCCATGGAAAATAAGTTTTGACATCATCAAGTTATATGCTTCCCAGGGAAGAGTCTTCATCTTGTTTATCTTTGCATCTCCAACACTTAGCACAGCACCAGACAcctaaaaagaaatcaacaaaaaggATGTCGAGGGAATTGATATATAGTTCTGTGAATTTAAATAACTCACTAAGCATCTTTGGGAACATGCATGGAGGTGAATTGGGGCTGCCTTTACAGTACTTGTAATTTGAAGGTTTGGTGCAATCTTGCTTGCCagcctcattattattattattcctgatTAGGGAATAAACAGCTGTGAAACAAACATCGAATGTCAGAAAATTGCAAACCAGTCTTCAGCAGCATCGACATGTCTCTGAGTCATTATACAGCCCTGCTGGGCAACCATCAAAAACATAGTGTTAATGGAGCCAAGATCTTAGGCTTCCATGAGCTTGACCAAAacccactaaagtgaaaaaatgCACTAGGATTTCTGAACAGTGATAGAGAaagtctcaaaaatatttgttattaggAGAGCTGGGGATACAGCATAAAACTGCTCCCAGGAAGAAACAGCTGGAGCCATATCGGTGCTAAATAACTTCAGATCATGAGAGGTCTTCTCTTCTGTTGTTGACTTGTAAACTGTCAAATGTCTTCCAGCGGCCACCCCAGATGAACACCCCCCTGGCCTCATGTTCCCAGGCCCCAGACAGACTGTACCCATGgtagatataaaattttaagtggcAGTTTTCCCAGCCTGATGCCAGGAAGGGCTAAACCAGAATCCCTATCCAGAAGGCAAGTCCTCTGTCTCATGCACTGTACTGTCCCCAGCACCCGGGAGAGCACTTGGCACGCAATAGGcgattaataaatattcattgactgCATGATGAAactatttctcaattttttgTCTGATGTTCAGAAACCCATAACTCATTCTTTGGCAGTATACGTCTCTCCAGGAGAAAGAGAACTTCGGGTAACTCAGGTAGAAAGCTTTGTAGTCATCATACCCCCAGTACAATACACATGATCGTTGTTCTCTGCAGGTGtccttcccttcccacccctgcacctgcccccgtgtgtgtgtgtgtgtgtatgtgtgtgtgtgtctgtgagaaagagacagagacagagatcaaGGCCTCACTCTCCttaccctccttccctctgcatcACACACCACCACCTGCCATAGGctctaatatatttatatacatttctgaATCCttgtaaaacataaaatgttgTTGAGCTTGtggacacatttttattttatgggaatggctctctttctttttttatttttaaagattttatttatttattcatgagagagagagagaggcagagacacaggcagagggagaagcaggctccaagcccaacgtgggactcgatcctgggactccaggatcacgccctgagccaaaggcaggcaccaaaccactgagccacccagggatcccaatggctCTCTTTCTTAATCTTTCATTCAGCACCATGGCCTTGGACTCTGCCCACGTCGCTACAAGTAGATTCCTTTCCTAACATGCCGTTCCATAGTGGGTATCCATACTTTACCTTTTTGCTCCTCCTTCAGTGGGCACCTAATCCATCTCCAGTTGTACTCTACAGACCCTGCAGCACTAAGCGCCTCACCCAAGTCATGTAATGGTGTATTTTTGAGAATATCTTTGTAGTAATTATCCCAGAAGTAGATATACCGAGTCTTAAAGGTAAGTTTACCGGCTTTTACTAGATGCTACCAAACTGCTCTCCAAAAAGACAGCATCGATTACTCTCTCAAATCATTGAATAAAGGTTTGTTTCCTTACATCTCCACCCACACTCTCCAGCTCAGACTTTGCCAGCTTTGGAGATTCAAAATACTATCTTCTTACGGttgtgatttgatttttttttcatacacttGGAGCCTCTTGAGTTTTCCCCTTTCTGTGAATTGATGGTTTACATCAATTGTCCATTGTTTTAGTGGGCTtgggtcttttgttgttgttgtggatTCATAAGAGTTTcctgtatattttatgtattatttctctttttgcttgcAGGCATAACAAACTCTCCTCTCAACTTGCATCCTACTAACTGTGTTTTGTTGAACAGAAACTTAATTTGGATGACATCTAAGACATTATTTTTTGTCATAAGGTTTGCACTGTTCAAGACTTTGTTTAAAGACTCTTCCCATCTCTAGATCATGGAGATATTCTTCTATCTTTTCCTCTATTTATGGTTTTTACCTTTTATAATCAGGTCCTTAATGGCTTTTTGTATATGATGAAGAGTTGGGAATCCAGTTTATTTTCCTCTGCATAACAAGCCCATTTTCCTAACACAGTTACTAAACAGTGAGTCCTTTATTATATGTGAATTTCCATGTATAAATAGCTACATCTGgactctgttttgttccattggtttatttttctttttgttcttgagCCAGttccataatatttttattattgagaaatGTCTTTATATCTGAACAAGAAAGTCTgccctctttgctttttttcaagGCTGTCCTAGCTATTTATGgacctttcatatatttttttacataaattttataagaaatgtgTCAAGTTCCTGTAAAAAATGCAGGAGAGACTTTGATTGGGCTATGACTTAATTTGCAAAGAATTaacatctttataaaatgaaCTCATTCCATCTAAGAGAATTTGCCTTCTCTCTACTACTTAAGATCTTTTATTATATCCATTGacagtgtttttcaaaattttcttcattgAGTCTTAtgtacttttttaagattttctttatttgagagaggaggggaCACAAGCAGGGATTCCAACccggggcttcatcccaggaccctgggaaaatgacctgaaccaaaggtagactcttaacccactgagccacccaggggccccttgtatattatttttaattcttagtcACTTTATAGGCAAAGTAAGATATTAAGTTGTTATTAATCACTTTCACCTTGGTGTGAATAAGTACCAAGTTGGGATTATTGGGATATCCATCTCCTGGGAAAATGaagagcacatttttttttttttttttttggttagggTCAGCAGAATAGAGAGTTAGAGATATTTTACTTCCCTGTTATGCTCAAAGCTGATCCTGAAAACACCCGGGCCAACTTTCTTCCATGCCAACTCACCCTGTTTGACACCTTGCCCACAAAGACACTTGTCAACCATAGccacctttctctccttcctgagGACTAAATCTTGTGACTCTAGTCTGCATCTCATCTTCAAGAGGAAGACAAAGGCCACAGGAATGTGTCGTAATATAAATGAGCTTATTTTCCTCTCTAGTAAAACCAAGTACTGAAATCAATttcaatgaaagaagaaaacaacattTATTCAAATGCCTCACTACGCTAGTAGGTACAAACAGAATTTGGCTTTGGCTCCCTAATGTCTGCCCTCTactgtcatatatttttaaaaatccataggTCTCTCTgagtgtttcatttcattttttaaattttgactagtaaataaattcttaaaaaatcataattcacACTTGCTCATCACACCAGATATTCAAAGTCATAGTTCATTAACTAATTTCAGTGAATCTTTTATTCTAATTCTCtaatcaattttagaattattACTGTTTCTCACAATCATTCCCACAGGTTAACTAGTATTTAAgacataacttttaaaaattcctattcaAAACTGTGTGTCTTGGTGCAGATTTACCAGACCCTCTTAGTCTCTGAGGGAAAATTGTGGGCCAAGAAAACTCAGTATTTCCTACCTTCTCACTACCCTggtgaactttttaaaatacatgtgacCAAACAGTTCTAATCTTGAGgttatttggttttaaaatatcataaacaTCATCCTGAGAAAAtggctttttcccttttcctttgtcACTACCCTAATTCAAATGCCATGTGTGTGCTATGAGTAAGGTGAAACATCAATAATTTAGGTTAGGTGGAAAAGACAGCCCTCTGAATCAATGGCAAATCTAAAATGCAGCATGTTTTAAAAGCAGTATAAGATTTTTACCACTTCCAAATTCATACAACCGAATCGACTAGGCTAAtaatattttgttctgtttaataaataccttttttcttactgtttgaCTATTTTGTCACATGGGGTTCTTGGACTCATGTTTAACACTTTAAAGAAATACAGCACTAGGTAACATACTAATTGTGTTGTAGCAGCTTTAGGGTTAATCTGAAGTGGGCTCAGTTTTGAGATAAAACATTCAATGTACCTAAATACCAATTagagaactagaatttaaattgtTCTCCTATTAGTTAATTAACATTATTTTAGAATTAGAAGATCTACAGGCCCTTAAATGAGAAGAGGGGGAACTAAATATACGGACTGGATGGAAATAGTGCTTAGAATACTTAGCAGGCTGACAAAGGGGGGAGttacaataaataataaagccaTGGATGAGTGGGATCATCTATTAGAATATATAGCTTAAATACAGGAGCGTAAGAGGAGATGTTTGGGAGAGGTTTGccaggaaataaaacagaaacaaagagctACTTGTAGGATACCAGGTGGATGCTGGATGAGAGAAAAAGGGGCAATAtgctttattcattcttttcctcattcattcattcactgtaAGCTCAGCTCCATAAGAGCACAGATTTCATCTGGTAAGACCATCGTAGGCCCTTGATAAGTCCAGTCAACTAATTAAATAAACTACAAGCAAAAGTGACCCGATTATTGTTGCAATCATTACATTTTGACCTTTCAATTTATTAAgctcctagcacagtgcttggcatccAGGAGGCACTTAATAATTATTCTCTTCATTGAGGGgacaaatgaatatttattgagaaaacaACTCTCACTGCTTTGATCTCTTCTCACCTTTGCAACCACCCTCTAGGCACCCTAGACACGTAGTTGTACCCGCTTTTTATAGCCATTAGACTAATATTTGTGCGTGACCCACCCAATGCCACAGAGTCATCATGAGAAAGCCAGAACTTGAGGTCAGGTCTTCTGATTCAATGACCACTGCTTTTACTCTCTACCTAATTCTTTTTTATCCCCCATCCTCTGCAATCTGGTTTTTTCAAGTTCATTGCTGAAGATGGTTTGGGGCCATATGTTTAATAATGAATCTGACTCCTCCTCTTACTAACTAGATAACCTTAGCTAAGTTAGCCAGATGTTCTGGAAAATGTGTCCTGTATATACAGCTATGACAATCTGTAAGAAGTGCCTGGGCTAGTGCCTGAAACCCAGTAATGTCCAGAAAACATTTGCTATTAACAATAATGAGCATCTTCATGGACAAAATATGGAACAACCAAGAGAAAGTAGTGGAGATAGTCATGAGGAAGCCAAGAGTTAGGAAACAGAGATTCTGTAACTTAACTAGGTGTTTACCTTACACGGACCAGATCTGTTTAATGAATTAATGCATATTGTTCTTGACCTCAGATTTTTAGCATGAGTATCTCTTCTCCTTCATCCATTATGATCAAACTGTACTaaatgcttccattttttttctttgaaatatctcTTAATTTAGGGTCTTTTCATAAATACCTACTGACACTTATTGTAGAACCACCCACTGCAAGTGTGAGttgttatttaaaacaattctggaaaaaaatatttgtaatatagcTGACAAAGGAGTCaaatccagaatatgtaaagagttcttgcaaataaataagaatgccccagaggaggaaaaaaacaaacaaacaaaagcttgaACAGATGTTTCTCAAAAGAGAATATGAAAGGGGTTAGATTTCATTAGGCATAGGGAAAGGTAAAATTGAAACCACATATGcaccagaatgactaaaatgaaaaagacaattcCAATTGTTGACAAGCATGTAGAGCAAAGGGAAATCTCACAGACACTTGTAGGAGTATAAATTGATGCaatcatgttattatttttattgacaaTATAGTTGagatacagtgttacattagcttcagatgtacaaCAAAGCAGTTCAAAAAGTcaatgttatgctatgctcacaagtcTAGTTGCCTGCTGTCATCATACAGTGCTactacaataccattgactgtattctctGTGTTGTGCCTTTTCTtctcatcatttattcattccataactggaagactgtacctcccactccctttcacccattttgcccatcgcTCAACCTCCTCTCCTcgggcaaccatcagtttgttcttcgtatttatgggtctgtttctgtttttatttgttttgttttctagaatccacatataaatgaaatcttacggtatttgtctttctctgtctgatatATTTCATTTAGACTTTTACCatctaggtccacccatgttgttgcagatggcaagatatcattccttttatggctgagtaatattccattgtgcatatatatcacatcttcattACCCATTCATCTATGAAGGgtcacttgggttgcttccatatcttggctattataaataatgttgtaataaatatagaagtgtatgtatctttttaaattaatgttttcattttctttgggtaaatacccagtactggaATGACAGGATTatatggtgtttctatttttaactttctgaggaaactccatactgctcttcacagtggctgcaccagtttgtattcccaccaccagtgcacaagggttccttttcctccacatcctaatcaacacttgttattgcttctttttctttatactagtcattctgacatgtatgaggtgatatctcattgtgggtaTAACCACTTTAGAAAATTGTTTTTGCAGTGTCTACCAAAGTTGCACAGATGCATATCTATGACAAATTATCCAGTTTCTAGCTACATAAAAGACGTAAATGAGTTTGTTATTGAGAGACATTTACAAAATTATACATTGCAGCATTCTTCACAATAGCCTAAGTCAAAAACCATTAGAATAGATAAATACAGTATGTTATATACCggaatactacacagcaatgATAATATACATGATATTGCTACACATAACTACAGGGATTAACATAAACAAAcgctgagcaaaagaagccaaatacagaaaaataaaacatatataattcCTTTCATATAAAGTTCAGAAACAGACAAAACTGGTCTATCAAGTTAGAGGTCAGAAGAGTAACCACTTCCGGGGGTGATCAGAtgctgaaataggaaaaaagaagattTCTGGGGTGCTTGTAGTTCATTTCTTTATCTGCCTGATTATATAGGTGTGTTTATCTGGTGAAAACATATTGAGCTGTGCATTTATGATACATTCATtttctatatgtatttatatcttaATGAAACTTTTCTTAATGTCATTCATTATTCCTCAAAATCAATTAAACCTTTTCTGCTGTGACCCTGTTCACATTTTTCCCTAATTGAGGCAAGAATTTCCAGGGCTTTCTCTGCTCACTTGTGTATAGCCCTAGGTATAGCCtggactaaaatgaaaaaaagaaagaaaaacaggaatatGAGACTATGGCTACTCTACAGAGTTTCTAATAAATTATGTGACTGAACATGAAGGTCTTTTACAGGAAACTTCCCCCTTTACATTTGGAGCAGAGATTGAGATTGAGAGAGGATGGCCAGGAAGAAGAAGAGTACCATTTGGCCccaaggggagaggaggagcaaaCTGCACACTTCCTCATTTCCTAAAGGATACAGCCTGTACTCATATGACCAAGGCAGCCTCTTGATGGCCTGTCCTTTGACCTATGTTCAGGGCTGGGAGACCCCCTCGAGGAAGGTCAGATTGGGAAGGATTAGGTCTCTGTGTCTCACAAGAGTTGTCCAGTTCTTCCTACCACCAGCAGGCATGTGTGCGCCCAGAGTGACCCAATGGCAACGAATATCCAAGTTCACCACTGATCTGCTCTCTCCGCACCAGTGGCAGGGCTACCCTGAGGGCACTCTAGCTGAAAAACCACAGTGGCAACCACACCCATCTTTACTAGCTCTGTTTTCCTCCTCTTGCTCTGCTAGCACCGGTCATACTTACGTTGACTTCCATGCAATTCAGAGTCTCCAATGTCTCCTCCATAGAGGCACAACCTCACTGGAATCACCCCCATACTCCGGGAGCTCCATCCTGCTCTCAGTCTTATAAAAAATTAACCTAGCCGCTGTTGCTACTACCCAAAGTGACACCAGGTAACTGAGACTATAATGACCAACTAACACATATCTAGATATAAATAAGACATTCTAAATGCAGATAGGCATTTTTGCAGGATTCTACATC is drawn from Canis lupus baileyi chromosome 11, mCanLup2.hap1, whole genome shotgun sequence and contains these coding sequences:
- the IL22 gene encoding interleukin-22, which codes for MAALQKSVSSTLMGTLAASCLLLIALWVQGGAALPISSHCRLDKSNFQQPYITNRTFMLAKEASLADNNTDVRLIGEKLFHGVNMGERCYLMKEVLNFTLEEVLLPQSDRFQPYMQEVVPFLARLSNKLSQCHIENDDQHIQRNVQKLKDTVQKLGENGEIKAIGELDLLFMALRNACV